From Achromobacter spanius, a single genomic window includes:
- a CDS encoding amino acid ABC transporter ATP-binding protein, translated as MSDAIIRLQDVNKWYGQFHVLRNINLNVAQGERIVVCGPSGSGKSTMIRCINRLEEHQKGQIIVDGTELTSDLKHIETIRREVGMVFQHFNLFPHLTVLENLTLGPMWVLKQSRAQAEATAMKYLERVRIPDQAAKFPGQLSGGQQQRVAIARSLCMNPKVMLFDEPTSALDPEMVKEVLDVMVTLAQESGMTMICVTHEMGFARKVANRVIFMDRGEIIEENNPDDFFDHPQSERTKLFLSQILH; from the coding sequence ATGTCCGATGCCATCATTCGTCTGCAGGACGTGAACAAGTGGTACGGCCAGTTCCACGTGCTGCGCAACATCAATCTGAACGTCGCCCAGGGCGAGCGCATTGTGGTGTGCGGCCCGTCGGGTTCGGGCAAATCCACGATGATCCGCTGCATCAACCGGCTGGAGGAACACCAGAAGGGCCAGATCATCGTCGACGGCACCGAGCTGACCAGCGACTTGAAGCACATCGAGACCATCCGCCGCGAAGTGGGCATGGTGTTCCAGCACTTCAATCTGTTCCCGCACCTGACGGTGCTGGAAAACCTGACGCTGGGCCCGATGTGGGTGCTCAAGCAATCGCGCGCCCAGGCCGAAGCCACGGCCATGAAGTACCTGGAGCGCGTGCGCATTCCGGACCAAGCCGCCAAGTTCCCCGGCCAGCTGTCCGGCGGGCAGCAGCAGCGCGTGGCGATCGCGCGTTCGCTGTGCATGAACCCCAAGGTCATGCTGTTTGACGAGCCCACGTCGGCGCTGGACCCGGAAATGGTCAAGGAAGTGCTGGACGTGATGGTGACGCTGGCGCAGGAAAGCGGCATGACGATGATCTGCGTGACGCACGAGATGGGCTTTGCGCGCAAGGTCGCCAACCGGGTGATATTCATGGACCGTGGAGAGATCATCGAGGAAAACAATCCGGATGATTTCTTTGATCATCCGCAGAGCGAACGGACCAAGCTGTTCCTGAGCCAAATCCTGCACTGA
- a CDS encoding VOC family protein, which produces MSLPSVTGLDHYIIRVNDLQAATDRYVKLGFSLAPQGRHHRGTRNQTIILDANYLELLTFPEDLKAQSRFGGFDDAYEGPVATALQTTDSTAVHAELAKLGIDAEPPISGGRPVHLPEGSEDAAWNNTQFPAGLLGVPDFFTCGHLTRHLVYRPEWQEHANGARRIESLIVVHPQPRSLREGYERVFGPIATSELPDDGLQVRRGSLRIDFFTPAAFEQRYPQVRVPTGLPAASQGGWFAGSVIGVRDLDQTRALFDANQVKYRTNTRGELVVSPDDAGGALQVFVQEA; this is translated from the coding sequence ATGTCCCTTCCTTCAGTCACCGGTCTGGACCACTACATCATCCGGGTCAACGACCTGCAGGCGGCGACCGACCGTTACGTCAAGCTGGGCTTCAGCCTGGCGCCGCAAGGCAGGCACCATCGCGGCACGCGTAACCAGACGATCATCCTGGACGCGAATTACCTTGAGCTGCTGACCTTCCCCGAAGACCTCAAGGCGCAGTCGCGCTTCGGCGGGTTTGACGACGCGTACGAAGGCCCGGTGGCCACCGCCTTGCAGACCACCGACAGCACGGCGGTGCATGCGGAACTGGCAAAGCTGGGCATCGACGCCGAGCCGCCCATCAGCGGCGGCCGCCCGGTGCACCTGCCCGAAGGCAGCGAGGACGCGGCCTGGAACAACACCCAGTTTCCGGCAGGCCTGCTTGGCGTGCCCGACTTCTTCACGTGCGGCCACCTGACCCGCCATCTCGTCTACCGCCCGGAATGGCAGGAGCATGCCAACGGCGCGCGCCGCATCGAATCCTTGATCGTCGTGCATCCCCAGCCCCGTTCGCTGCGCGAAGGTTACGAGCGCGTGTTCGGCCCCATCGCCACCAGCGAACTGCCCGACGATGGTCTGCAGGTGCGGCGCGGCAGCCTGCGCATCGATTTCTTCACGCCCGCCGCCTTTGAGCAGCGCTACCCGCAGGTCCGCGTGCCCACGGGCCTGCCCGCCGCATCGCAGGGCGGATGGTTTGCCGGCTCGGTCATCGGCGTTCGGGATCTGGACCAGACCCGCGCGCTGTTCGACGCCAACCAGGTGAAGTACCGCACGAATACGCGCGGCGAGCTCGTGGTGTCGCCGGACGACGCGGGCGGCGCGTTGCAGGTCTTCGTTCAGGAGGCGTGA
- a CDS encoding M14 family metallopeptidase, whose translation MSQPLPDYWDCFANDYSSARQAFVDDAAARGAALFRYEHPTLKDPQGDALSVDVAVLGRRDAPRTHLAISGTHGLEGAAGSAVQRAWLAADGARALPDDVNVVLVHALNPYGYAHGTRTTENNVDLNRNFVDHTRPYPANPHYATLHPHLIPARWTEATHKAAAQALDTFKTTHGADVLFNVTASGQYTHPDGLVFGGQGPEWSNRTLRRIVDEHLAASERVAFIDWHTGIGEYGEPFFLCFNDEDSAEQTQAARWWGSERVRDQRPHGLARPDYQGLVFRGVQQALVDRPLAGAVVEFGTRGLQMRPALRLDQWLRFKAPQSPDAARDAQLRADLVDAFVPVSSVWRRSVVAHGLHITRQAIDGVAGW comes from the coding sequence ATGAGCCAGCCGCTGCCCGATTACTGGGATTGCTTTGCCAACGACTATTCGTCCGCGCGGCAGGCCTTCGTCGACGACGCGGCCGCACGCGGGGCCGCGCTGTTCCGCTATGAACATCCCACGCTGAAAGACCCACAGGGCGACGCGCTGAGCGTGGACGTGGCCGTCCTGGGCCGCCGCGATGCGCCGCGCACGCACCTGGCGATCAGCGGCACCCATGGTTTGGAAGGCGCGGCCGGATCCGCAGTGCAGCGCGCATGGCTGGCCGCAGACGGCGCGCGGGCCCTGCCCGATGATGTGAACGTCGTGCTGGTGCATGCGCTGAACCCGTATGGCTATGCCCACGGCACCCGCACCACGGAAAACAATGTCGACCTGAACCGCAATTTCGTCGACCACACCCGGCCCTATCCTGCCAATCCGCACTACGCCACGCTGCATCCGCACCTGATCCCGGCCCGATGGACCGAGGCCACGCACAAGGCCGCCGCGCAGGCGCTGGATACGTTCAAGACCACGCACGGCGCGGATGTGCTGTTCAACGTGACGGCCAGCGGCCAATACACGCATCCGGATGGACTGGTCTTCGGTGGCCAAGGCCCCGAATGGTCCAACCGCACGCTGCGCCGCATCGTCGACGAGCACCTGGCGGCGAGCGAGCGCGTCGCGTTCATCGACTGGCACACCGGCATCGGCGAGTACGGCGAGCCCTTTTTCCTGTGCTTCAACGACGAAGACAGCGCGGAGCAAACGCAGGCCGCGCGCTGGTGGGGTTCTGAACGCGTGCGCGACCAGCGCCCGCACGGCTTGGCGCGACCCGACTATCAGGGCCTCGTGTTCCGTGGCGTACAGCAGGCGCTGGTTGATCGCCCGCTGGCCGGCGCGGTTGTCGAATTTGGCACGCGCGGTCTGCAGATGCGCCCCGCGCTGCGCCTGGACCAATGGCTGCGCTTCAAGGCGCCGCAGTCCCCCGATGCCGCGCGCGACGCGCAATTGCGTGCGGACCTGGTCGATGCCTTCGTTCCCGTATCCAGCGTGTGGCGGCGCAGCGTCGTGGCGCATGGCCTGCACATCACGCGCCAGGCCATCGACGGCGTCGCGGGCTGGTGA
- a CDS encoding quinone oxidoreductase family protein yields the protein MKAIVLREHGGSENLRLETNFPDPVAGPDDVVIRVKASSLNYHDVFTRRGMPGIKLPFPVIIGLDVAGEIVKTGENVRDWKAGDRVLVDPIDRVDGGLVGETIHGGLAELCRVPAHQLLRLPDEVSFEQAAALPVAYGTALRMMNRIGQVQAGEKVLILGASGGVGVCAVQLAKLAGAEVIACAGTPEKGDSLRALGADHIILYTEEDFLKAVQERFGKPSRRRGGKPGGVDVVVNFTGGDTWVKSLRCLRLGGRLLTCGATAGFDPKEDLRYIWTFELQIRGSNGWDREDLHELLTLVRDGRLRVEVDRVWPLEQGAEALASLEDRKIVGKVLVAS from the coding sequence ATGAAAGCGATTGTTTTGCGTGAGCACGGCGGCAGCGAGAACCTGCGCCTGGAGACGAACTTTCCCGATCCCGTGGCGGGTCCCGATGACGTGGTGATCCGCGTCAAAGCCTCGTCCCTGAACTATCACGACGTCTTCACCCGCCGCGGCATGCCCGGCATCAAGCTGCCCTTCCCCGTCATCATCGGCCTGGACGTGGCTGGCGAAATCGTCAAGACCGGCGAGAACGTGCGCGACTGGAAGGCCGGCGACCGCGTGCTGGTCGACCCGATCGACCGCGTGGACGGCGGCCTGGTCGGCGAAACCATCCACGGCGGACTGGCCGAGCTGTGCCGCGTGCCTGCGCACCAGCTTCTGCGCCTGCCCGACGAAGTCAGCTTCGAGCAGGCCGCCGCGCTGCCTGTGGCCTACGGCACCGCGCTGCGCATGATGAATCGCATCGGCCAGGTGCAGGCCGGCGAAAAGGTCCTGATCCTGGGCGCCAGCGGCGGCGTGGGCGTGTGCGCGGTACAGCTCGCCAAACTGGCGGGCGCCGAGGTCATCGCCTGCGCCGGCACCCCTGAAAAAGGCGATTCCCTGCGCGCGCTGGGCGCCGACCACATCATCCTGTACACCGAGGAAGACTTCCTGAAAGCCGTGCAGGAACGCTTCGGCAAGCCCTCGCGCCGGCGCGGCGGCAAGCCGGGCGGCGTGGACGTGGTCGTGAACTTCACGGGCGGCGACACGTGGGTCAAGTCCCTGCGCTGCCTGCGCCTGGGCGGACGCCTCTTGACCTGCGGCGCGACGGCCGGCTTCGATCCCAAGGAAGACCTGCGCTACATCTGGACCTTCGAGCTGCAGATCCGCGGCTCCAACGGCTGGGACCGCGAAGACCTGCACGAGTTGCTGACGCTGGTGCGCGACGGCCGCCTGCGCGTCGAAGTGGACCGTGTGTGGCCACTGGAACAAGGCGCCGAGGCGCTGGCCTCGCTGGAAGATCGCAAGATCGTCGGCAAAGTGCTGGTGGCGTCATGA
- a CDS encoding PaaI family thioesterase — protein sequence MSAQLNAADIQAKFDGSPFIAWLDLSVRDVNHEQGELTVVAPFRPEFERGAQSGQWHGGPLAAVIDTVGDFAVGMLLGRGLPTINFRVDYLRPAINTSLTAVARVRRNGRSVGVADVDLYNDQGALVAIGRATYATLSQG from the coding sequence ATGAGCGCGCAGCTCAATGCCGCGGATATCCAGGCCAAGTTCGACGGGTCGCCCTTCATTGCGTGGCTGGACCTGTCGGTGCGCGACGTCAACCACGAACAAGGTGAACTGACCGTGGTGGCGCCCTTCCGTCCGGAGTTCGAACGCGGCGCGCAGAGCGGCCAATGGCATGGCGGTCCGCTGGCCGCCGTGATCGACACCGTGGGCGACTTTGCCGTCGGCATGCTGCTGGGACGGGGCCTGCCCACCATCAACTTCCGCGTCGACTATCTGCGCCCTGCCATCAATACCTCGCTGACCGCCGTGGCGCGCGTGCGCCGCAACGGCCGCAGCGTGGGCGTGGCCGACGTCGACCTCTACAACGACCAGGGCGCGCTGGTGGCCATCGGCCGCGCCACGTACGCCACGCTCAGCCAGGGCTGA
- a CDS encoding ABC transporter substrate-binding protein — MTQATRAGRRAFLTRSAAGGLAAAGLGVAPRTLLAATDRPGSDTGPARRGGTLVATWGGLEPQALFVPGGGGSSPFQTSTKILERLLKLDADLKFQPALALSVTPAADFRSYTIKLRENVTWHDGTPFTSADVVYNVLQHWKPISAGIALKSLTEATAPDPHTVVLTFNAPVPEFFLKSTLSGQYQLLVPKHLYDGKDLITNPLNNTPVGTGPWKYGKWVRGSHVEYLRNDKYWNATQPNLDKLVIRWWADPASRGAALETGELGLAYSNPVPARDIDRLVKTGKVVVDTRGYQNTAWTVTAEFNQRRDIVNRREVRQAILHAIDRQFIVDTIYYGRGKPAIAPIFSSNPLFFTEDVPRYAFDPKKAAALLDAAGLPVKDGKRFTVNLLAAAWFEENAKLGQYLKQALEDVGIAVKLDSVDRATALKRIYGEYDYDIAVSNFTSPLELVPTVTQFFTTDGIVKGAAFRNATGYSSPEMDGIVGKLAVETDPEARRKLAAQFARLASTDVPIVPLVEIQSFTLAGKNVRNFTTGANVQGETLADVWLQA, encoded by the coding sequence ATGACACAAGCAACCCGCGCCGGACGGCGCGCCTTTCTGACCCGTTCCGCGGCCGGTGGCCTGGCTGCGGCCGGCCTGGGCGTCGCGCCCCGCACGCTGCTCGCGGCCACCGACCGTCCCGGCTCCGATACGGGCCCCGCACGCCGCGGCGGCACGCTCGTCGCCACGTGGGGCGGCCTGGAACCGCAAGCCCTGTTTGTGCCCGGCGGCGGCGGTTCCAGCCCGTTTCAGACCTCCACCAAGATCCTGGAGCGCCTGCTCAAACTGGACGCCGACCTGAAGTTCCAGCCCGCGCTGGCCCTGTCCGTCACGCCAGCCGCGGACTTTCGCAGCTACACGATCAAGCTGCGTGAAAACGTCACCTGGCACGACGGCACGCCCTTCACGTCGGCCGACGTGGTCTACAACGTGCTGCAGCACTGGAAGCCCATTTCCGCCGGCATCGCGCTCAAGTCGCTCACGGAAGCCACCGCGCCCGACCCGCACACGGTCGTGCTGACCTTCAACGCCCCGGTGCCCGAGTTCTTCCTGAAGTCCACGCTGTCCGGCCAGTACCAGTTGCTGGTGCCCAAGCACCTGTACGACGGCAAGGACCTCATCACCAATCCGCTGAACAACACGCCGGTCGGCACGGGTCCGTGGAAGTACGGCAAATGGGTGCGCGGCAGCCATGTCGAATACCTGCGCAACGACAAATACTGGAACGCCACGCAGCCGAACCTGGACAAGCTGGTGATCCGCTGGTGGGCGGACCCGGCCTCGCGCGGAGCGGCGCTGGAAACCGGGGAACTGGGCCTGGCCTATTCCAACCCGGTGCCTGCGCGCGACATCGACCGGCTGGTCAAGACCGGCAAGGTTGTCGTGGACACGCGCGGCTACCAGAACACGGCCTGGACGGTCACCGCCGAGTTCAACCAACGGCGCGACATCGTCAACCGCCGCGAGGTCCGCCAAGCCATCCTGCACGCCATCGACCGCCAGTTCATCGTCGACACCATCTACTACGGTCGCGGCAAGCCCGCGATTGCGCCGATCTTCAGCAGCAATCCGCTGTTCTTCACCGAAGACGTCCCGCGCTATGCGTTTGATCCCAAGAAGGCGGCCGCCCTGCTGGACGCCGCCGGCTTGCCGGTCAAGGACGGCAAGCGCTTCACCGTCAACCTGCTGGCCGCGGCCTGGTTCGAGGAAAACGCCAAGCTCGGCCAATACCTGAAGCAGGCGCTGGAAGACGTGGGCATCGCCGTGAAGCTGGATTCCGTGGACCGTGCCACCGCGCTCAAGCGCATCTATGGCGAATACGACTACGACATCGCGGTGTCCAACTTCACGTCGCCGCTGGAGCTGGTGCCCACCGTGACGCAGTTCTTCACGACGGACGGCATCGTCAAAGGCGCCGCTTTCCGCAACGCCACGGGCTATTCCAGCCCGGAGATGGATGGCATCGTCGGCAAGCTCGCCGTCGAAACCGATCCTGAGGCCCGCCGCAAGCTGGCCGCGCAGTTCGCCCGCCTGGCGTCCACCGACGTGCCGATCGTGCCGCTGGTGGAAATCCAGTCGTTCACGCTGGCCGGCAAGAACGTGCGCAACTTCACGACCGGCGCCAACGTCCAGGGCGAAACCCTGGCCGACGTCTGGCTGCAGGCCTGA
- a CDS encoding ABC transporter permease → MAIRLISRRLLQAIPLLLGVVILNFALIQSVPGTFLDVMTAEQQVTDPALIERLRVTYGLDQPPAVQLLKYIGSVAQLDLGYSYRHNLPVLDVILAHLPATLVLMLASIAIAVLVGVAAGIVSAVKVNTWWDSAVSAFAVLCFAAPSFWLGIMLIILFSVKLGWFPVGGMVTIGLDGGLWRQALDILHHLALPAVALGLFYSAAYARVMRASMLEVSRMDYVRTAYAKGLTRVAVVLRHVLRNAVLPIVTLLGLQLGAVLGGSIVIESVFSWPGIGAVLFDSVMSRNYPVVLGILVLSSVVVIIANIFVDLAYTRLDPRIKAA, encoded by the coding sequence ATGGCGATCCGCCTGATCTCGCGCCGGCTGCTTCAGGCCATCCCGCTGCTGCTGGGCGTGGTGATCCTGAACTTTGCCCTGATCCAGTCCGTGCCGGGGACCTTCCTGGACGTCATGACGGCCGAGCAGCAGGTCACCGACCCGGCCCTGATCGAGCGCCTGCGCGTGACCTACGGGCTGGACCAGCCACCGGCGGTGCAGCTGCTCAAGTACATCGGGTCGGTCGCGCAGCTGGACCTGGGTTACTCCTACCGGCACAACCTGCCGGTGCTGGACGTGATCCTGGCGCACCTGCCTGCCACGCTGGTGCTGATGCTGGCCAGCATCGCCATCGCCGTGCTGGTGGGCGTGGCGGCCGGCATCGTGTCAGCCGTCAAGGTCAACACGTGGTGGGACAGCGCCGTGTCCGCCTTCGCCGTGCTGTGCTTTGCCGCGCCAAGCTTCTGGCTGGGCATCATGCTCATCATCTTGTTCTCGGTGAAGCTGGGCTGGTTTCCGGTGGGCGGCATGGTCACCATCGGGCTGGACGGCGGGCTGTGGCGCCAGGCATTGGACATCCTGCACCATCTGGCGCTGCCCGCCGTGGCGCTGGGGCTGTTTTATTCGGCCGCCTATGCCCGCGTGATGCGCGCCTCGATGCTGGAAGTCAGCCGCATGGACTACGTGCGCACGGCCTATGCCAAGGGCCTGACGCGCGTCGCCGTGGTTCTGCGCCACGTGCTGCGAAACGCGGTGCTGCCCATCGTCACCCTGCTGGGCCTGCAACTGGGCGCCGTGCTGGGCGGCAGCATCGTGATCGAGTCCGTGTTCAGTTGGCCCGGCATCGGCGCCGTGCTGTTCGACAGCGTCATGAGCCGCAACTATCCCGTCGTGCTGGGCATCCTGGTGCTCAGCTCCGTCGTGGTCATCATCGCCAACATCTTCGTGGATCTTGCCTACACGCGGCTGGACCCGCGCATCAAGGCCGCCTGA
- a CDS encoding ABC transporter permease — protein MSATSAATVPAGAPAARRPDAFAVRFARNRGAVAGALVLLLVALVAASADWLYPVNPLRIVGAPEIWPFESWRYPLGTDSMGRDIAALIAHGARATLLIGLVAAATATLIGVTVGAAAAWAGGWVDEGLMRLTELFQIIPNVVFVLTVVSVLGPRIENITLAVGLVSWPPIARLTRAEFLSFKEREFVQACRAVGMSPWRIAAAEVLPNALPPVIVMSSLVVAGAILYESVVSFLGLGDPNIASWGRLVGEGRSLIRSSWYICAVPGVAIMLTVLSLNLVGDGLNDALNPKLQKR, from the coding sequence ATGTCCGCTACTTCCGCTGCAACCGTTCCCGCCGGGGCGCCCGCTGCCCGCCGCCCGGATGCCTTCGCCGTGCGCTTTGCCCGCAACCGCGGCGCCGTGGCCGGCGCGCTGGTCCTGCTGCTGGTCGCGCTGGTGGCCGCCAGCGCCGACTGGCTTTACCCCGTCAACCCGCTGCGTATCGTCGGCGCACCCGAGATCTGGCCGTTCGAATCCTGGCGTTATCCGCTGGGCACGGACTCCATGGGCCGCGACATCGCCGCGCTCATCGCCCACGGCGCGCGCGCCACGTTGCTGATCGGCCTGGTGGCCGCCGCCACCGCCACGCTGATCGGCGTCACCGTCGGCGCGGCTGCCGCCTGGGCAGGCGGCTGGGTGGATGAGGGGCTGATGCGCCTGACCGAGCTGTTCCAGATCATCCCCAACGTGGTCTTCGTGCTGACGGTCGTGTCGGTGCTGGGCCCGCGAATCGAAAACATCACGTTGGCCGTGGGCCTGGTTTCCTGGCCCCCGATTGCCCGCCTGACCCGCGCCGAATTCCTGTCCTTTAAAGAACGCGAGTTCGTGCAGGCCTGCCGCGCCGTCGGCATGAGCCCGTGGCGCATCGCCGCCGCCGAAGTCCTGCCCAATGCGCTGCCGCCGGTCATCGTGATGTCGTCGCTGGTCGTGGCCGGGGCCATCCTGTACGAGTCGGTGGTGTCCTTCCTGGGACTGGGCGATCCCAACATCGCCAGCTGGGGCCGTCTGGTCGGCGAAGGCCGCAGCCTGATCCGCTCGTCCTGGTACATCTGCGCCGTGCCCGGCGTGGCCATCATGCTTACCGTGCTGTCGCTGAACCTGGTCGGCGACGGCCTGAACGACGCGCTCAACCCCAAGCTGCAAAAGCGTTGA
- a CDS encoding class I adenylate-forming enzyme family protein, with product MTHSPQNLGDLADPRLPADLPALVDLRLPDAPWQLTHGEADGLAGGVAAWLAARGLPPGSRIAIAALNRAEYLLAYFGIMRAGYVAVPINIKQSQENIDYVLRDADIALAFVDGPRRAGFEATVPVLDFDDAGPQGFAAQIAPTAFTSVTPAPEDIAQMLYTSGSTGKPKGVPLTHAGQLWALTATSGPANPDAPQARYLLAQPLFHMNGLFMAKRAFASNSLLVIQPGFEVQAYADALARYRITILTAVPTMFARLVKDPALLQDHDLSALERVMLGSAPMTTALFDRIQRALPHVRITHGYGTTEAGPAVFGPHPDGLPTPPLSVGYPLDAAQVRLTGGANPDEGVLEMKNPAVLGGYHNLPEKSAQVLSDGWYYSGDVMRRDPDGFHYFVGRADDMFVCAGENIYPVEVEKLLESHPDVRQSCVVPLADEERGHIPVAFVVRRAGSTLDADTLKQHALANGPAYQHPRRIRFLDDLPWAGTNKVDRNALLHEARALEARQAWTQSEKEAA from the coding sequence ATGACGCATTCCCCCCAAAACCTTGGCGACCTTGCCGATCCGCGCCTGCCGGCCGACCTGCCCGCGCTCGTCGACCTGCGCCTGCCCGATGCGCCGTGGCAACTGACGCACGGCGAGGCCGACGGCCTGGCCGGTGGCGTGGCCGCATGGCTGGCCGCCCGCGGACTGCCGCCCGGCTCACGCATCGCCATCGCGGCGCTGAACCGTGCCGAGTACCTGCTGGCGTACTTCGGCATCATGCGCGCCGGATACGTGGCCGTGCCGATCAACATCAAGCAGTCGCAGGAGAACATCGACTACGTGCTGCGCGATGCGGATATCGCGCTCGCATTCGTGGATGGCCCGCGCCGCGCTGGTTTCGAAGCCACTGTGCCGGTGCTGGATTTTGACGACGCCGGCCCGCAGGGCTTTGCCGCGCAGATCGCCCCCACCGCGTTCACCAGCGTCACGCCCGCGCCCGAGGACATCGCGCAGATGCTGTACACGTCGGGGTCCACGGGCAAACCCAAGGGCGTCCCGCTGACGCATGCCGGCCAACTGTGGGCGCTGACCGCCACGTCCGGCCCCGCAAATCCGGACGCGCCTCAAGCGCGCTACCTGCTTGCGCAGCCGCTGTTCCACATGAACGGCCTTTTCATGGCCAAGCGCGCGTTTGCCAGCAACAGCCTGTTGGTGATCCAGCCAGGGTTCGAGGTACAGGCCTACGCGGATGCGCTCGCGCGCTACCGCATCACCATCCTGACCGCCGTGCCCACGATGTTTGCGCGGCTGGTCAAGGACCCCGCCTTGCTGCAGGACCACGATCTGTCAGCGCTGGAGCGCGTGATGCTGGGCTCCGCGCCGATGACGACGGCCCTGTTCGACCGCATCCAGCGCGCGCTGCCGCACGTGCGCATCACTCACGGCTATGGCACGACGGAGGCCGGTCCCGCCGTGTTCGGGCCGCATCCCGACGGCTTGCCCACGCCGCCGCTGTCCGTCGGCTATCCGCTGGACGCGGCGCAGGTCCGGTTGACGGGCGGCGCCAACCCGGACGAAGGCGTGCTTGAAATGAAGAACCCCGCCGTGCTGGGCGGCTATCACAACCTGCCGGAAAAGAGCGCGCAGGTGCTGAGCGACGGCTGGTACTACAGCGGCGACGTGATGCGCCGCGACCCCGACGGATTCCATTACTTCGTGGGCCGCGCCGACGACATGTTCGTCTGCGCCGGCGAGAACATCTATCCCGTTGAAGTCGAGAAGCTGCTGGAATCGCACCCCGACGTGCGCCAGAGCTGCGTGGTGCCGCTGGCCGACGAAGAGCGCGGCCACATCCCGGTCGCCTTTGTCGTGCGGCGCGCCGGCAGCACGCTGGACGCCGACACGCTCAAGCAGCACGCCCTGGCCAACGGTCCGGCGTACCAGCATCCGCGCCGCATCCGCTTTCTGGACGACCTGCCCTGGGCCGGCACCAACAAGGTCGATCGCAACGCCCTGCTGCACGAGGCGCGCGCGCTGGAAGCGCGGCAGGCATGGACACAATCCGAAAAGGAGGCCGCATGA
- a CDS encoding SDR family oxidoreductase produces the protein MSATPDSLAGKTALVTGGSRGIGRAIALALGRRGALVAVHYNVQGDAADEVVGQIQAAGGQAWTLQADLADPEAAARLAQDARASLRERTGAEGLDILVNNAGVGLRARLPEVTPPDFDRVLQVNLKTPFFLIQHCLPILRDGGRIINISSMGTRAAYPEMSVYAPAKAGLEALTLLLASELGARGITVNAVLPGATATDLNQRARDPELSRVIAQSIALGRVGQPDDIADIVAFLASNEGRWVTGQRIDATGGQRL, from the coding sequence ATGAGCGCCACACCCGATTCCCTGGCGGGTAAGACCGCCCTCGTCACCGGCGGCAGCCGCGGCATCGGTCGCGCCATCGCGCTGGCGCTGGGCCGCCGCGGCGCGCTCGTCGCCGTGCACTACAACGTGCAGGGCGACGCCGCCGATGAAGTCGTGGGCCAGATCCAGGCGGCCGGCGGCCAGGCCTGGACGCTGCAAGCCGACCTGGCGGACCCGGAGGCGGCGGCGCGGCTGGCGCAGGATGCGCGCGCCAGCTTGCGCGAGCGTACCGGCGCCGAGGGCCTGGACATTCTGGTCAACAACGCCGGCGTGGGCCTGCGCGCCCGGCTGCCCGAGGTGACGCCGCCGGACTTCGACCGTGTGCTGCAAGTGAATCTGAAGACGCCGTTCTTCCTGATCCAGCACTGCCTGCCGATCCTGCGCGATGGCGGCCGCATCATCAATATCTCGTCGATGGGCACGCGCGCCGCCTATCCCGAAATGAGCGTCTACGCGCCGGCCAAGGCGGGTCTTGAAGCGCTGACGCTGCTGCTCGCCAGCGAACTGGGCGCGCGCGGCATCACCGTGAATGCCGTGCTGCCCGGCGCCACCGCCACCGATCTGAACCAGCGCGCCCGCGACCCGGAACTGAGCCGCGTCATCGCGCAGAGCATCGCACTGGGCCGCGTGGGCCAGCCCGACGACATCGCGGACATCGTGGCATTCCTGGCGTCCAACGAGGGGCGCTGGGTCACGGGACAGCGCATTGATGCGACGGGAGGACAGCGGCTATAG
- a CDS encoding carboxymuconolactone decarboxylase family protein, whose protein sequence is MSRLTPLDPAKLDPATAQLFNQLLQDYGPYANMLSAFAPRPPALKHFFSYLVQSREDGLISPRHLEIALLTASKAHACHYCVTLHTPKLAAHGISQEAIDRLLEPQVPGLDEKDLVVRDYAVLVTLTPAQVSDAFYAKLQSFFSEEQIVELTIRIALCSFFKRFNEALEVPHEDVVALELEHGAA, encoded by the coding sequence TTGTCACGCCTTACTCCTTTGGATCCCGCCAAGCTGGATCCCGCGACCGCCCAACTCTTCAATCAGCTTCTGCAGGATTACGGCCCGTACGCGAACATGCTGAGCGCCTTCGCGCCCCGCCCGCCGGCCTTGAAGCATTTCTTCTCGTACCTGGTGCAGTCGCGCGAGGACGGGCTGATTTCGCCGCGGCACCTGGAAATCGCGCTGCTCACAGCATCCAAGGCGCACGCCTGCCATTACTGCGTCACGCTGCATACGCCCAAGCTCGCCGCCCATGGCATCTCGCAAGAAGCCATCGACCGCCTGCTGGAACCGCAGGTGCCGGGCCTGGACGAGAAAGACCTCGTGGTGCGCGACTACGCGGTGCTGGTCACGCTGACACCGGCGCAGGTCAGCGATGCCTTCTACGCGAAGCTGCAATCGTTCTTCAGCGAAGAACAGATCGTCGAGCTGACCATCCGCATCGCGCTGTGCAGCTTCTTCAAGCGCTTCAACGAGGCGCTGGAAGTCCCGCACGAAGACGTGGTGGCGCTGGAACTGGAGCATGGCGCGGCTTGA